The following are encoded together in the Trichomycterus rosablanca isolate fTriRos1 chromosome 19, fTriRos1.hap1, whole genome shotgun sequence genome:
- the LOC134333813 gene encoding hormonally up-regulated neu tumor-associated kinase homolog A codes for MPTAVKASLDGVTCDSGDLELLDRVDRAVPTGLVKVPRELVRNFPHTKRVGSYLVGKMINKGSFAKVMEGMHITTGEKVAIKVIDKKKARLDSYVSKNMKREPRIHQMIRHPNIVLLLETLETENFYYMAMELCAGGDLMDRICERKRLEEREVRRYTRQILSAVDHLHMHGIVHRDLKIENFLLDEHNNIKVVDFGLSNTLRLDSLSLELLNTQCGSPAYAAPELLAHKKYGPKVDVWSVGVSTFAMLTGTLPFTVDPFNIKHLHQKMINGEISAIPSDISKGAVRFVLALLEPDPVKRPNVKAALEEGWLNEGYTKRPLHTVTYKNRLRPEDLNSSVLNYMTESFGYDLSDIVHTVVNNKPSSILATYQLLLKKLIQHQKGAKNIKRFETSEWNLRNKPVWNERSNTSQRSRQQSPQRETSNDRSQRQSSKTPSQDRDSIRRPDETIRQRQPSSEQRANSPSNRPADAFTDEDAEVDTDTREGMFPEVSVFAEREAHGLPPRCSCGEGSGSKFCNCTSCDVTLDCKKLPPKGHELRPNHSGDEPPRSSDKLEKIQTFYSEKTVSPRTQQDSKAGQRFKDLLLAIEDKTYAGRHLSAIEATAQSTPLPQLRHRTLKDVSPRKVVWAGLKRHTDLGTGSSPFLVNGLKPPVCLTQRQQALVIRSLRHSKDKRNTEAGTERTGGIAGTTAKRNFVQLRTSVQRKETDLNLPMLPSTFQSKDKKSEFLRLDFG; via the exons ATGCCCACAGCGGTCAAGGCATCTCTGGACGGCGTGACTTGTGACTCGGGGGATCTGGAGCTGTTGGACAGGGTGGATCGGGCAGTGCCAACAGGTTTGGTGAAAGTGCCCAGAGAACTGGTGAGGAACTTCCCACACACCAAACGTGTCGGCAGCTACCTGGTGGGCAAAATGATCAACAAAGGCTCGTTTGCCAAAGTGATGGAGGGCATGCACATCACCACCGGCGAgaag GTGGCGATTAAAGTGATCGATAAGAAGAAGGCCCGGCTGGACTCGTACGTGTCGAAAAACATGAAGCGTGAGCCGAGGATCCATCAGATGATCCGTCATCCCAACATCGTCCTGCTGCTGGAGACGCTGGAGACCGAGAACTTCTACTACATGGCCATGGAGCTGTGTGCCGGTGGAGACCTGATGGACAGGATCTGTGAACGGAAGCGTCTGGAGGAGAGGGAGGTCCGGAGATACACTCGCCAGATCCTCTCGGCCGTGGATCATCTCCACATGCACGGCATCGTCCACAG GGATTTGAAGATTGAGAACTTCCTTCTGGAtgaacacaacaacattaaggtcGTTG ACTTTGGTCTCAGTAACACACTGAGGCTGGACTCTCTTTCCCTGGAGCTGCTGAACACTCAGTGTGGAAGTCCAGCGTACGCCGCTCCTGAACTTCTCGCACACAAGAAATATGGACCAAAGGTGGATGTGTGgtctgt GGGTGTGAGTACTTTCGCCATGCTGACTGGTACACTTCCTTTCACTGTCGATCCCTTTAACATAAAGCACCTTCATCAGAAAATGATTAACGGAGAAATCAGCGCGATCCCGTCTGACATCAGTAAAG GTGCAGTTAGGTTTGTTTTGGCGTTGCTGGAGCCGGACCCAGTGAAGAGACCGAATGTAAAAGCAGCACTGGAGGAGGGCTGGTTAAACGAAGGCTATACCAAGAGACCCCTACACACCGTCACCTACAAGAACAG ACTACGTCCAGAAGATCTTAACTCATCTGTGTTAAACTACATGACTGAATCTTTTGGCTACGACCTCTCAGACATCGTGCACACTGTCGTCAACAATAAACCTTCTTCTATATTAGCGACATACCAACTCCTGCTGAAAAAACTCATACAGCACCAGAAAGGAGCCAAAAACATAAAG AGGTTCGAGACCAGCGAGTGGAACCTCCGAAATAAGCCGGTGTGGAACGAGAGGAGCAACACGTCACAGAGGAGTCGACAACAG TCTCCTCAGAGAGAGACTAGCAACGACAGGAGTCAGAGACAGTCCAGTAAGACCCCATCGCAGGACAGAGATTCCATCAGAAGGCCAGATGAGACGATCAGGCAAAGGCAGCCGAGTTCAGAGCAGAGAGCGAATTCACCTTCAAATCGTCCTGCTGATGCATTTACAGATGAAGACGCTGAAGTCGACACAGATACAAGAGAAGGAATGTTTCCTGAAG TCTCTGTTTTTGCTGAAAGGGAGGCTCATGGTTTACCGCCCAGATGTTCCTGTGGGGAAGGGAGTGGCTCCAAATTCTGCAACTGCACCTCTTGTGATGTAACTTTGGACTGCAAAAAGTTACCACCCAAAGGTCACGAACTGCGACCGAATCATTCGGGAGATGAGCCTCCACGCTCCAGTGACAAACTGGAAAAGATACAGACGTTCTACTCAGAGAAAACTGTATCTCCCAGAACACAACAGGACAGTAAAGCAGGCCAGCGCTTTAAAGACCTTCTGCTCGCCATCGAGGACAAGACTTACGCTGGACGTCACTTGAGCGCGATAGAAGCCACGGCTCAGTCCACTCCATTACCACAGCTACGTCACAGAACTCTCAAAGACGTCTCGCCGAGGAAAGTGGTCTGGGCAGGGCTTAAACGTCACACTGACCTGGGGACAGGCTCCTCACCCTTTCTGGTGAACGGCCTGAAACCACCGGTGTGTTTAACCCAGAGGCAGCAGGCTCTGGTCATCAGGAGTTTAAGACATTCAAAAGATAAGAGGAACACAGAAGCAGGGACAGAGAGGACGGGGGGCATCGCGGGGACCACGGCGAAAAGGAACTTTGTTCAGTTACGGACATCCGTTCAGCGCAAGGAGACGGACCTGAATCTGCCTATGCTTCCTTCTACCTTCCAGAGCAAGGACAAGAAGAGTGAGTTCCTCAGACTGGACTTTGGTTGA